From Thalassovita sp.:
TCATCAGGCGGAACATCTGCAAGGGCAGTGTTGCACGGTTGGGATCCGCAAACAGCGCAATCACCCCCAGATCCCCCATCGACAGGGCCGCCGTCAGCCCGGCCGCAAACCCCAAGGGGCGCCGCGCCCTTGGCAACAACAGATACCGCAGCCGCGCCCAGCCGCGCAGGTTCAACGCATCGGCCAGACGGCCAAAATCCGCCTCACTCTGCCGTAGGGCGGGCACCAGAACCCGCAGGGCAAACGGCAGTGCCATCAGCGCATTGACCAATGTGGTGACCAAAAAGGCCAGATCGAACGGGTTGGCAAAGGGGTGGATCATCAAAAACAGCCCGGTGCCCAGCACAAGGGGCGAACTGACGATGCCCAAGAGGCCGACAGCCTCCAACCGGGGATGACGCACCGCCCCCAGTGCAATCGGCACGGCCAGGGCCAGACACAGCGCGGTGGACCCCAGCGCCACGATGAGTGAGATCCGCAAGGCCGCCCAGACCTGCGATGGCAATTGCGCCAGCCCCTGCAGCCCATCCCAGACCAACATCGCGATGGGCAGGATCAGAAACGCTGTTGCCAGCACCAAAGCAAAAGCATCCAGCGCCCGCGCCACCGCGGTGCTGGCATCCCAGCGCTGCACCACACGATCCAGACCGCCGCCCAGCGCCTGACCGGCGTCATGACGCAGGGCGACAAGCGCAACGATGCCCACCAGCACGGTCTGCACCATCGCCAGCATGGCAGCGCGGGCCAGATCGAAATCAAAGCGGAAGGCCTGATAGATCGCCAGTTCAATTGTGGTCGCCTTGGGACCGCCACCCAGAACCAAAACCACCGCAAAGCTGCTGAGACACAGCGCAAAGATCACCAGCCAGGCGCCGGGCAGTGCCCGGATCAGCATCGGCGCTTCCAGCACGCGAAAGCTTTGCCAGCCGCGCAGGTTCAGGGACGCCGCCAGCCGAAACCGTTCCGCCGGGATATCCTGCCAAGCCTGCAGCAGGATGCGCGTGGCCAGAGGCAGATTGAAAAACACATGGGCCAGCACCACGCCGTGCAGCCCGTAAATCTGCACCGGTGGCAGGTCAAAGAGGGCCAGCAGATCCGATAGGATGCCGGAGCGGCCAAACACCGCCAGCAACCCCATGACGGCGACAATCACCGGCAGGATAAACGGCGCGCCCAGAAGGGTGATCAAGATCGCCCGACCGCGAAACCGCCGCCGCGCCAGGGCCCGGGACACCGGGATCGCCAGCAAAACCGAAAGGCTGGCCGACAGAAAAGACTGCAACAAAGAAAAACGAAGCGCCGCCTGATCGGCGGCGCTGAAGGAGAGGTCAGAAAATCCAGCCTCTCCGGCACGGAGAAACACCGCGATGAGCGGCCCGATCAGGCTCAGCAGGACTAGCCCTGCCGCCAGGAAACCGGGCCAGCTGCGGATCATTTGCTCAGCGCGTCCAGCCACTCGGCCAGCGCCGCATCACGCACAGGCTGGGCTTCGGCGGAAGGCAAAATCAGAGCCTTTTCCGGCTGGATCAGGGTCTCAAACCCCTCAGGCAGGCCAGCGGCAGGCACAACAGCCGGATACATCCAGTTGGTGGTCGGGATGATCGACTGGAACGCATCGGTGACCATGAAGGACAGGAACTGATCGGCCAGTTCAGGCTGATCGGAACCGGCGATTTTGCCCGCCACTTCGATCTGCATGTAGTGACCTTCGCTGAAGCTGGCCGCGGTTTTGCTGGCGTCCTCTTCTGCGATCAGGTGATAGGCCGGCGAGGTGGTGTAGGACAGCACCATGTCGGCCTCCCCTTCCAGGAACAGGCCATAAGCTTCGGACCAGCCTTTGGTCACGGTGACGATATTCTCCGCCAGACCGGCCCAGATCGCCGGGGCCTCATCGCCATAGGCGGTTTTCACCCACATCAGCAGGCCCAGACCGGGGGTCGAGGAACGAGGATCCTGAATGACGATTTTCAGGTCACTGTCGGCCAGCGCTTTGAAGTCCGCAGGACCGTCCAGATCCGCGTTCTGAACAAAGGCAAAATAGCCCCAGTCATAAGGAACAAAGGTGCTGTCCGCCCATTCGATCGGCAGGTCATACTCGGCCTCAACCGAATGTTCAGCAAAAAGGCCAGTGTCCAGCGCGGCGGCGGTCAGGTTGGTGTCCAGACCCAGCACAACATCCGCCTCAGTGCGGGCGCCTTCCAGCTTCAGGCGGCCCAGCAGGGCAGCACCGTCACCGGCACCAACCAGCTGCAGATCGCAGCCACAGGTTTCCTCAAAAGCTTTCTCAACGGCAGGGCCCGGGCCCCAGTCAGAAACAAAGCTGTCATAGGTATAAACAGTCAGCACGGGGGTGTCGGCCACAGCAACGGTGGCGGTGGTGGCAAGCAGTCCCGTGGCAAGGGCAAGATACTTCATCTGTATCACTCCATTCTTGGCAGGGCGGAGTGTGGGGACGTCTCGGATCTGAGATGCCGGGCCTTCCCTCCGCCGGTGTTAACCGGATCAGGTTCTACGGGTTCGCACGATGCATCTCAGCCTGTGGTTCAGGCACCCCGAGGTGGGGCAGAACCTAGTGCGGCGCGCCGGTGATGACAACGCCTGAATGCGCCTACGGCTTATGGCTGCGCGATAGGACCGCTGGCAGCCCCCGAAGGTGGTGATTTATGTCTCAGCATGGCACTCTGGCCTCACTTTCTTGCCTTCTCCCTTCCCCCTTATGTGCAATCCCGCTAAAGGGGTTGAGAACAAAGAGGGCGCCCACATG
This genomic window contains:
- the thiB gene encoding thiamine ABC transporter substrate binding subunit is translated as MKYLALATGLLATTATVAVADTPVLTVYTYDSFVSDWGPGPAVEKAFEETCGCDLQLVGAGDGAALLGRLKLEGARTEADVVLGLDTNLTAAALDTGLFAEHSVEAEYDLPIEWADSTFVPYDWGYFAFVQNADLDGPADFKALADSDLKIVIQDPRSSTPGLGLLMWVKTAYGDEAPAIWAGLAENIVTVTKGWSEAYGLFLEGEADMVLSYTTSPAYHLIAEEDASKTAASFSEGHYMQIEVAGKIAGSDQPELADQFLSFMVTDAFQSIIPTTNWMYPAVVPAAGLPEGFETLIQPEKALILPSAEAQPVRDAALAEWLDALSK
- a CDS encoding thiamine/thiamine pyrophosphate ABC transporter permease ThiP, which codes for MIRSWPGFLAAGLVLLSLIGPLIAVFLRAGEAGFSDLSFSAADQAALRFSLLQSFLSASLSVLLAIPVSRALARRRFRGRAILITLLGAPFILPVIVAVMGLLAVFGRSGILSDLLALFDLPPVQIYGLHGVVLAHVFFNLPLATRILLQAWQDIPAERFRLAASLNLRGWQSFRVLEAPMLIRALPGAWLVIFALCLSSFAVVLVLGGGPKATTIELAIYQAFRFDFDLARAAMLAMVQTVLVGIVALVALRHDAGQALGGGLDRVVQRWDASTAVARALDAFALVLATAFLILPIAMLVWDGLQGLAQLPSQVWAALRISLIVALGSTALCLALAVPIALGAVRHPRLEAVGLLGIVSSPLVLGTGLFLMIHPFANPFDLAFLVTTLVNALMALPFALRVLVPALRQSEADFGRLADALNLRGWARLRYLLLPRARRPLGFAAGLTAALSMGDLGVIALFADPNRATLPLQMFRLMSAYRMEAAAGAGLLLLFSSLALFWIFDRGGRGHVEA